The Pantoea sp. At-9b genome includes a window with the following:
- a CDS encoding FGGY-family carbohydrate kinase, with translation MNSWLGLDCGGTFIKAGLYDAQGRELAVARQNLPVLVPQPGWAERDMSQLWQQAAAVIRAVLQQSGQQAAQVAGVGISAQGKGLFLLDKQGQPLGNGILSSDRRALTLVQQWQRDGMPQQLYPQTRQTLWTGHPVSLLRWIKQQEPQRYAAIGSVLMAHDYLRFCLTGALACEETNISESNLYDMQSGGWSARLAESLGISEIVPALPPIIGPTEVAGYVTAQAAAMCGLREGTPVVGGLFDVVSTALCAGLHDETRLNAVMGTWSVTSGITDRIITEADYPFVYGRYAIDDQFIIHDASPTSAANLEWFCQQWGIEDYQQLNDWVASLPAASSSLLFLPFLYGCNAGADLHGSFVGMQAGHSRAHLVQAIYEGVVFSHLTHLNRMRQRFPQAHALRLSGGPTRSAPWMQMLADASGLPVEVPQIAESGCLGAALVALTGTGAYASLQQAQQALNPDIVTWQPDNARHARYQQKYQRYQQLVNALAATQGVNP, from the coding sequence ATGAACAGCTGGTTAGGACTGGACTGTGGCGGCACCTTTATCAAAGCCGGGCTGTATGATGCGCAGGGGCGTGAACTGGCAGTTGCACGGCAAAACCTGCCGGTGTTGGTGCCACAGCCAGGCTGGGCAGAACGGGACATGAGCCAGCTGTGGCAGCAGGCGGCGGCGGTTATTCGCGCGGTGCTGCAACAAAGCGGTCAGCAGGCCGCGCAAGTGGCGGGGGTCGGGATCTCCGCCCAGGGCAAAGGGCTATTCCTGCTGGATAAACAGGGCCAGCCACTGGGCAATGGCATCCTCTCCTCGGATCGGCGCGCATTGACGCTGGTACAGCAGTGGCAACGCGACGGTATGCCGCAGCAGCTCTATCCGCAAACGCGTCAGACGCTGTGGACGGGTCATCCGGTGTCGTTGCTGCGCTGGATCAAACAACAGGAGCCACAGCGCTACGCCGCGATCGGCAGCGTGCTGATGGCCCATGATTACCTGCGTTTTTGCCTGACCGGGGCGCTGGCCTGCGAAGAGACCAATATCTCCGAATCCAATTTGTATGACATGCAAAGCGGCGGCTGGTCGGCCAGATTGGCGGAAAGCTTAGGCATCAGCGAGATCGTCCCGGCTCTGCCGCCGATTATCGGCCCCACCGAGGTGGCTGGATACGTCACGGCGCAGGCGGCGGCAATGTGTGGGCTGCGGGAAGGGACGCCGGTAGTCGGCGGGTTGTTTGATGTGGTGTCCACCGCCTTGTGCGCCGGGTTACATGACGAAACCCGGCTGAATGCGGTGATGGGGACCTGGTCGGTCACCAGCGGCATTACTGATCGCATCATCACCGAGGCGGATTACCCGTTTGTCTATGGCCGCTACGCCATCGACGACCAGTTCATTATCCATGACGCCAGCCCGACTTCAGCCGCCAATCTTGAATGGTTCTGCCAACAATGGGGCATCGAGGATTACCAGCAACTGAACGACTGGGTGGCCTCTCTGCCCGCCGCCAGCAGTTCGCTGCTGTTTCTGCCGTTCCTCTATGGTTGCAATGCCGGGGCCGATCTGCACGGCAGTTTCGTCGGCATGCAGGCGGGCCATAGCCGTGCGCACCTGGTACAGGCGATTTATGAAGGGGTGGTGTTTTCACATCTGACCCATCTCAACCGTATGCGTCAGCGTTTCCCGCAGGCCCACGCGTTGCGTCTGAGTGGAGGACCGACCCGTTCCGCTCCCTGGATGCAGATGCTGGCCGATGCCAGTGGTTTGCCGGTCGAGGTGCCACAAATTGCCGAAAGCGGTTGCCTGGGGGCGGCGCTGGTCGCACTCACCGGCACCGGCGCGTATGCCTCGCTACAACAGGCGCAGCAGGCACTTAATCCCGACATTGTTACCTGGCAGCCGGACAACGCCAGGCACGCCCGCTATCAGCAGAAATATCAACGTTATCAGCAACTGGTCAACGCACTGGCGGCTACACAAGGAGTGAACCCATGA
- the ulaD gene encoding 3-keto-L-gulonate-6-phosphate decarboxylase UlaD, translating to MSLPLLQLALDHTDLDAALSTAQQLHQEVDIIEAGTILCFSAGIDAVRRLRQQHPAKTLVADFKVADAGATLARMAFDAGANWMTVICAAPLATFATALDVARSYQGDIQIELFGHWTLEDARQWRSLGLTQAIYHRGRDAQASGQQWSQQDLAAMQALSDMGFALSITGGITPDELPQFRNIDVKAFIAGRALSDSVTGITTAHQFHQAIANIWGTA from the coding sequence ATGAGTCTTCCGTTGCTCCAGTTAGCACTGGACCACACCGACCTTGATGCCGCGCTCAGTACCGCGCAGCAGCTACATCAAGAAGTCGACATCATTGAGGCTGGTACCATTTTGTGTTTCAGCGCCGGGATTGACGCGGTGCGTCGTCTGCGTCAACAGCATCCGGCGAAAACCCTGGTGGCCGATTTTAAAGTCGCCGATGCCGGTGCCACGCTGGCCCGCATGGCGTTTGACGCCGGGGCGAACTGGATGACGGTGATCTGCGCCGCACCGCTGGCGACCTTTGCCACCGCACTGGACGTGGCGCGCAGCTACCAGGGCGATATTCAGATCGAGCTGTTTGGTCACTGGACGCTGGAAGATGCCCGCCAGTGGCGCAGCCTGGGACTGACGCAGGCCATCTACCATCGGGGACGCGACGCGCAAGCCAGCGGCCAGCAGTGGAGTCAGCAGGATCTCGCGGCCATGCAGGCGTTATCCGATATGGGTTTTGCGCTGTCGATCACCGGAGGCATCACCCCGGATGAACTGCCGCAGTTTCGCAATATTGACGTCAAGGCGTTTATCGCCGGGCGCGCATTGAGTGACAGTGTCACTGGAATCACCACCGCACACCAATTTCATCAGGCCATTGCCAACATCTGGGGAACCGCATGA
- a CDS encoding L-ribulose-5-phosphate 3-epimerase: MKRQHPLGIYEKALPAHLTWPERLALAKACGFDFVEMSVDETDQRLARLDWSKEQRLSLVNAMIETGVSIPSMCLSGHRRFPFGSHDAETRQRADDLMDRAIQLAKDVGIRTIQLAGYDVYYEPHDEGTVARFAEGLSRAVDRAAAAQVMLAVEIMDTEFINAISKWKVWEQQQASPWFSVYPDVGNLSAWGNDVAAELALGIDRIAAIHLKDTQPVTASSPGQFRDVPFGTGCVDFVSVFRTLKQLNYRGAFLIEMWTEKAEEPVAEIVQARRWIEQKMQEGGLL, from the coding sequence ATGAAACGCCAGCATCCACTGGGAATCTATGAAAAAGCGTTGCCCGCCCACCTCACCTGGCCGGAGCGACTGGCGCTGGCGAAAGCCTGTGGTTTCGATTTTGTCGAGATGTCAGTCGATGAAACCGACCAACGGCTCGCCAGACTGGACTGGAGCAAAGAACAACGTCTGTCGCTGGTCAACGCGATGATTGAAACCGGCGTCAGCATTCCGTCAATGTGCCTGTCCGGCCATCGGCGCTTTCCGTTCGGCAGCCACGACGCTGAGACGCGTCAGCGCGCCGATGATCTGATGGATCGGGCGATTCAACTGGCGAAGGACGTGGGTATCCGCACCATTCAACTGGCGGGCTATGACGTCTACTACGAACCCCACGACGAAGGTACGGTAGCGCGTTTTGCCGAGGGGCTATCGCGCGCGGTGGATCGTGCTGCCGCTGCGCAGGTGATGCTGGCCGTGGAAATCATGGACACCGAATTTATCAATGCCATCAGCAAATGGAAGGTGTGGGAGCAGCAGCAGGCGTCGCCGTGGTTCTCCGTCTATCCCGATGTCGGCAACCTTAGCGCCTGGGGCAATGACGTCGCCGCCGAGCTGGCGCTGGGGATTGATCGCATCGCCGCCATCCATCTGAAAGACACCCAACCGGTTACCGCCAGCTCGCCGGGGCAATTCCGCGATGTGCCGTTTGGTACGGGCTGCGTCGATTTCGTCAGCGTATTCCGCACGCTCAAGCAGCTGAATTATCGCGGGGCGTTTCTGATTGAGATGTGGACTGAAAAAGCCGAAGAGCCGGTCGCGGAGATCGTGCAGGCACGGCGCTGGATTGAACAAAAAATGCAGGAAGGGGGATTACTGTGA
- the araD gene encoding L-ribulose-5-phosphate 4-epimerase — protein MSLLTLKQQVLEANLALPRHQLVTFTWGNVSAIDRANGLVAIKPSGVEYDGMTVEDIVVVELESGRIVEGSKKPSSDTATHLALYRAFADIGGIVHTHSRHATIWSQAGQDLPAWGTTHADYFYGTIPCTRLMTEQEIVDEYEYHTGQVIIETFRSRGISPTAIPAVLVNAHGPFAWGKDADNAVHNAVVLEEIAYMGIFSRQLTPGIKHMQQDLLDKHFLRKHGANAYYGQ, from the coding sequence GTGAGCTTATTAACCTTGAAACAACAGGTGCTGGAAGCCAACCTGGCGTTACCGCGCCATCAACTGGTCACCTTTACCTGGGGCAACGTCAGCGCCATCGATCGTGCCAACGGCCTGGTGGCGATCAAACCTTCCGGCGTAGAGTACGACGGCATGACGGTGGAGGATATCGTGGTGGTGGAGCTGGAAAGCGGTCGCATCGTTGAAGGCAGTAAAAAGCCATCCTCGGATACCGCTACCCATCTGGCGCTGTATCGCGCATTTGCCGATATCGGCGGCATTGTGCATACCCATTCGCGCCATGCCACCATTTGGTCACAGGCAGGGCAAGACCTGCCTGCCTGGGGAACGACCCATGCCGATTATTTCTACGGCACCATCCCCTGTACCCGGCTGATGACCGAGCAGGAGATCGTCGATGAATATGAATACCACACCGGACAGGTGATTATTGAAACCTTCCGCTCGCGCGGCATCAGCCCGACAGCGATTCCGGCAGTATTGGTCAATGCCCATGGCCCCTTTGCCTGGGGCAAAGACGCCGACAACGCGGTGCATAATGCCGTGGTACTGGAAGAGATTGCTTATATGGGGATTTTTTCGCGCCAGCTGACGCCGGGGATTAAACATATGCAGCAGGATTTGCTGGATAAACACTTTCTCAGGAAGCACGGTGCGAATGCCTACTATGGGCAGTAA